In the genome of Bombus affinis isolate iyBomAffi1 chromosome 7, iyBomAffi1.2, whole genome shotgun sequence, one region contains:
- the LOC126918854 gene encoding uncharacterized protein LOC126918854 — MDKNICCKKILWHSQTEKAAVLKLDVYIKKHEQKFGKILFQKMLSRKQLKLLRLMHKLMRAIEKAEIDKQQAFQLLKASNDAIKTTISTFQDSMKRYKESVKTEFAKLDCLSTNRLLSINCTYT, encoded by the exons ATGGATAAAAATATATGTTGTAAAAAGATCTTATGGCACAGTCAAACAGAAAAAGCAGCAGTTCTTAAATTGGacgtatatataaaaaaacaCGAACAAAAATTCGGAAAAATATTATTCCAAAAAATGTTGTCACGAAAACAATTAAAATTACTAAGACTTATGCATAAATTAATGAGAGCTATCGAGAAAGCAGAGATTGATAAACAACAAg caTTTCAATTGCTAAAGGCATCTAACGATGCAATAAAAACAACGATTTCTACATTTCAAGATTCAATGAAACGATACAAAGAAAGCGTGAAAACGGAATTTGCAAAACTCGATTGTTTAAGTACAAATCGACTTTTAAGTATTAAttgtacatatacataa
- the LOC126918851 gene encoding DNA polymerase eta, whose product MANSSNDRVVVLIDMDCFFCQVETKLQPEYAGKPLAVVQYNQWKLGGIIAVNYEAREYGITRHMRGEEAKEKCPDVVLASVPCLRGKADTSRYRSAGREVINVIKKHCNIIERASVDEAYLDITDLVCKKMSTYSISLNHLVTQLSNTFVVGYSEVGKNDEEERSKGTKTWIMNVFENLEDIEAQKLAIAGLIVEEIRADIFDKTGFRCSAGIAENKILAKLACGLHKPNRQTILPATAVSTLYSTLPIKKVRNLGGKFGDVVVESLNCNVMGDLVQYSLQYLQKRFDEKTGLWLYNIARGVDNEPVNIRLVSKSIGACKKFPGKQAIVSLDVLEHWAGELSAEVCERLEQDLEENERRATLMTICYQYYQNKATVSQSRSCTLNSYKPGNMAIRCVQIISKSTQCPIAYLGISAGKFIPAKGSGNFRNFFKSNESEPHKKIDAQTENTKVESIYSVENTTKKIKSDLDVDKIINVDSNSDEINNASSNKLKHVGEKCSRISARLGEQSCNIKTDWSPTSRRLNNLINSLNEGNKIKTFYEKKTNCFNLNDPLDQNDFKESFFMNVFNPKESNLKDTHVNDIRLIELNDNVNIDIEFENVNEDSVKNEKSYFDEKLDLNMKENSDKMYTNNEIENGPTSSNIKLNENNKVINEQDIIQLEEIFPDLSNIDPTVVVLLPSYLQEKAKLYMKTENKKNISKETLVKMLKGKNKFKTNTSKGRKDNDISSFLIKKNSSNSIEVPSKQCLKCYQMIPTLKYQEHCDFHVAESMQWNLNNSVLHTTNIKRKESTSDVDTNSIKRRLNANILNSHKNHKSISSFFS is encoded by the exons atggcAAACTCAAGCAATGATAGAGTTGTCGTTTTAATAGACATGGATTGTTTTTTTTGCCAAGTTGAAACAAAACTGCAACCAGAATATGCTGGAAAACCACTTGCAGTTGTACAATACAATCAGTGGAAATTAGGAGG gaTAATTGCTGTTAATTATGAAGCAAGGGAATATGGTATTACAAGACACATGAGAGGTGAAGAGGCAAAAGAAAAATGTCCAGATGTTGTTTTAGCTAGTGTACCATGCCTTCGTGGAAAAGCTGATACATCAAG ATATAGAAGTGCTGGTCGTGAAGTTATTAATGTTATAAAGAAACATTGCAATATAATAGAACGTGCTAGTGTGGATGAAGCATATTTAGATATTACTGACTTGGTTTGTAAAAAGATGTCTACATACTCTATTTCTTTGAATCATTTAGTGACACAGCTTTCAAATACTTTTGTAGTAGGATATTCAGAAGTTGGAAAAAATGATGAAG AAGAAAGAAGTAAAGGTACAAAAACTTGGATAATGAACGTTTTCGAGAATCTTGAAGACATAGAAGCGCAAAAACTCGCAATAGCGGGACTTATAGTTGAAGAAATAAGAGCTGACATATTTGATAAAACAGGATTTAGATGTTCTGCTGGTATTGCAGAAAACAAG ATATTAGCTAAGTTGGCATGTGGATTGCATAAACCAAATCGACAAACAATATTACCTGCAACTGCAGTATCAACTCTGTATTCGACATTGCCAATCAAAAAAGTTAGAAATCTTGGTGGGAAGTTTGGAGATGTTGTTGTTGAATCTCTCAATTGTAATGTTATGGGTGATTTAGTACAGTATTCACTGCAATATTTACAAAAACGATTCGATGAAAAAACAGG ATTATGGTTATACAATATTGCTCGAGGAGTAGACAATGAACCTGTTAATATACGATTAGTATCAAAATCAATTGGAGCATGTAAAAAGTTCCCAGGAAAACAAGCTATTGTCTCATTAGATGTG TTAGAACATTGGGCTGGTGAATTATCAGCAGAAGTTTGTGAACGTCTTGAACAAGATCTTGAAGAAAATGAGCGACGAGCAACGTTAATGACAATATGTTATCAGTATTATCAAAATAAGGCTACAGTATCACAATCACGTTCATGTACTTTAAATTCATATAAACCAGGAAATATGGCAATTCGTTGTGTACAAATCATATCTAAGTCAACGCAATGTCCAATTGCATATTTAGGTATATCAGCTGGTAAATTTATACCAGCTAAAGGTAGCGGCAATTTTCGGAACTTTTTTAAATCAAACGAATCAGAGCCTCATAAGAAAATAGATGCACAAACAGAAAATACGAAAGTAGAAAGTATATATTCAGTAGAAAATACTActaagaaaataaaaagtgaTTTAGATGTCGATAAAATTATCAATGTAGATTCTAATAGTGATGAAATTAACAATGCATCAAGTAATAAACTAAAACATGTTGGGGAAAAATGTTCTAGAATAAGTGCACGATTAGGTGAACAAAGTTGTAATATCAAAACAGATTGGTCTCCTACTTCTAGaagattaaataatttaatcaatTCATTAAAtgaaggaaataaaataaaaacattttatgaaaagaaGACAAATTGTTTTAATTTGAATGATCCCTTAGATCAAAATGATTTTAAGGAATCATTTTTTATGAATGTTTTCAACCCAAAAGAAAGTAATTTGAAAGATACACATGTAAATGATATTAGGTTGATTGAGTTAAACGACAATGTAAATATAGATATTGAGTTTGAAAATGTAAATGAAGATAGTGTAAAAAACGAGAAAAGTTATTTTGACGAAAAATTGGACTTGAATATGAAGGAGAATAGTGATAAAATGTATACAAACAATGAAATAGAAAATGGACCAACTTcttcaaatataaaattaaatgaaaataacaaagTGATTAACGAACAAGATATAATACAACTAGAAGAAATATTTCCTGATTTGAGTAATATTGATCCTACTGTAGTTGTATTGTTACCTTCATATTTACAAGAAAAAGCAAAATTATATATGAAAacggaaaataaaaagaatatttcaaaagaaaCTTTAGTGAAAATGTTGAagggaaaaaataaatttaaaaccaACACttcaaaaggaagaaaagataaTGATATTTCTAGTTTCCTAATTAAAAAGAACTCATCTAACTCAATTGAAGTTCCTTCTAAACAATGTTTAAAATGTTATCAAATGATACCTACATTAAAATATCAGGAACATTGCGATTTTCATGTGGCTGAAAGTATGCAATGGAACTTAAATAATTCAGTATTACATACTACAAATATAAAAAGGAAGGAAAGTACAAGTGATGTAGATACCAATTCTATTAAACGTCGATtaaatgcaaatattttaaattctcaTAAGAATCACAAATCCATATCATCATTTTTTTCGTAA
- the LOC126918218 gene encoding dr1-associated corepressor yields the protein MPSKKKKYNARFPAGRIKKIMQTDEEIGKVAQPVPIIISRTLELFVHSLLTKSMEITNAKNAKTLSPSHMKQCILSENRFDFLKDLVNSLPDVSGPDEEVPTPPLTPAPINTNVSNTSTYLPTTQQPDTGFSKQEMGLTTKVKKENENEENSDGTRIYNPGTRNEMVKNTVPQVPEFQMSVPPSFQISQPNFYTEVKPMNLSTNTTSVNTNNQPTSNFAHTATLDEDYDT from the exons ATgccaagtaaaaagaaaaaatataatgcACGTTTTCCAGCA ggcagaataaaaaaaattatgcaAACTGATGAAGAAATTGGAAAAGTTGCACAACCAGTGCCGATTATAATTT CTAGAACATTAGAACTGTTTGTACATTCATTACTTACAAAATCCATGGAAATTACAAATGCTAAAAATGCCAAAACTTTGAGTCCTTCTCATAT GAAACAATGTATTTTATCAGAGAATCGTtttgattttttaaaagatttaGTAAATTCTTTACCAGATGTATCAGGACCTGATGAGGAAGTACCTACACCACCTCTAACACCTGCTCCAATAAATACAAATGTATCAAATACATCAACTTATTTACCTACAACACAACAGCCAGATACAGG attttcAAAGCAGGAGATGGGATTAACTACtaaagtaaagaaagaaaatgaaaatgaagaaaacaGTGATGGAACTAGAATATATAATCCAGGTACTCGTAATGAAATGGTAAAAAATACTGTACCTCAAGTTCCAGAATTTCAAATGTCTGTGCCTCCATCATTTCAAATTAGTCAACCTAATTTTTATACAGAAGTTAAACCTATGAATTTAAGTACAAATACAACAAGTGTAAATACAAATAATCAACCAACATCAAATTTTGCTCATACTGCTACTCTGGATGAAGATTATGATACATag
- the LOC126918219 gene encoding deubiquitinase DESI2 isoform X1: MMFSSGLSCNLSFPSCLGYPQDNEELIPKMAREPIILNVYDMYWINEYTTPIGLGVFHSGVEIYGTEYAYGGHSKPISGIFEITPRVAEELGEQFRYRQSVHIGYTDFTEEDVTRIVTELGKDFRGDRYHLMNKNCNHFSSQLTLILCGQEIPGWVNRLAYFSSCVPFLQRCLPKEWLTPDALQHSLNQVSHESTSSERVTPFREFMRKGSLS, translated from the exons ATGATGTTTTCGTCAGGTCTTAGCTGCAATCTATCTTTTCCTAGTTGTCTGGGTTATCCACAGGATAACGAAGAATTAATACCAAAAATGGCTAGAGAGCCAATAATTCTTAATGTTTATGATATG TATTGGATAAATGAATATACTACTCCAATTGGATTGGGTGTATTTCATTCAGGAGTTGAAATATATGGAACag AATATGCGTATGGAGGTCATTCTAAACCAATTTCTGGAATTTTTGAAATCACACCGAGAGTTGCTGAAGAATTAGGGGAGCAATTTAGATATAG GCAATCAGTACACATTGGATATACAGATTTCACAGAAGAAGATGTAACTAGGATCGTTACTGAATTAGGAAAAGATTTTAGGGGTGATCGTTATCatttaatgaataaaaattgtaatcattTTAGTAGTCAACTTACActt ATTTTGTGTGGTCAAGAAATACCGGGTTGGGTAAATCGCCTTGCATATTTCAGTTCTTGTGTACCATTCCTTCAACGTTGTCTACCAAAGGAATGGTTAACGCCTGATGCACTTCAACATTCTCTGAATCAAGTCAGCCATGAAAGTACATCCTCTGAAA GAGTTACACCATTTAGAGAGTTTATGCGCAAAGGAAGTTTATCGTGA
- the LOC126918219 gene encoding deubiquitinase DESI2 isoform X2, with the protein MAREPIILNVYDMYWINEYTTPIGLGVFHSGVEIYGTEYAYGGHSKPISGIFEITPRVAEELGEQFRYRQSVHIGYTDFTEEDVTRIVTELGKDFRGDRYHLMNKNCNHFSSQLTLILCGQEIPGWVNRLAYFSSCVPFLQRCLPKEWLTPDALQHSLNQVSHESTSSERVTPFREFMRKGSLS; encoded by the exons ATGGCTAGAGAGCCAATAATTCTTAATGTTTATGATATG TATTGGATAAATGAATATACTACTCCAATTGGATTGGGTGTATTTCATTCAGGAGTTGAAATATATGGAACag AATATGCGTATGGAGGTCATTCTAAACCAATTTCTGGAATTTTTGAAATCACACCGAGAGTTGCTGAAGAATTAGGGGAGCAATTTAGATATAG GCAATCAGTACACATTGGATATACAGATTTCACAGAAGAAGATGTAACTAGGATCGTTACTGAATTAGGAAAAGATTTTAGGGGTGATCGTTATCatttaatgaataaaaattgtaatcattTTAGTAGTCAACTTACActt ATTTTGTGTGGTCAAGAAATACCGGGTTGGGTAAATCGCCTTGCATATTTCAGTTCTTGTGTACCATTCCTTCAACGTTGTCTACCAAAGGAATGGTTAACGCCTGATGCACTTCAACATTCTCTGAATCAAGTCAGCCATGAAAGTACATCCTCTGAAA GAGTTACACCATTTAGAGAGTTTATGCGCAAAGGAAGTTTATCGTGA